The Trypanosoma brucei gambiense DAL972 chromosome 10, complete sequence genome has a segment encoding these proteins:
- a CDS encoding iron-containing hydrogenase, putative, with the protein MSANNFSASLMLAGMDYIAPSEACILPTKLQGGTSDDSVKRHGAGNEAVKITLQDCLACSGCVTTAETILITSQSREELLKDRALDPTRPFFVTISDQSAASIAAFLKTDVQKAFHIVSGFFRAVLNARYVSDLHWALRISVEKTAEEYCRRVRCERERLPLIVSACPGWVCYCEKQGAAILPLLCPVMSPQGIAGCYSKTLIPQMCHVSVQPCFDRKLEAARDGSSVSGERYTDFVLSTQELLDWMLEVDPSLPWQAPLDSDLEPLPILPPEEPKRSFAATMEGSGGYHRYAMHRAARELHGLELAPRDIHYEMKRNANHHLTTSPSNPGEVFCVAYGFQQIQNTVRGIKRKLASVASYTFIELMACPEGCLNGGGQARNGTTQSHVETTAAAKSAFISYISGSQPTMEVRGGMDGTSVASNRDVGDGPPPFSLAAFAEVEKQVGSSLWSCTFTDRQREFEATLNTGGVHSLKW; encoded by the coding sequence ATGTCGGCCAACAATTTCTCCGCCTCACTCATGTTGGCAGGGATGGATTACATTGCTCCATCTGAGGCGTGCATACTCCCAACAAAGCTTCAGGGAGGGACAAGTGATGACTCGGTTAAGAGACACGGTGCCGGTAATGAAGCAGTGAAGATAACCCTCCAAGACTGTCTGGCGTGCAGTGGTTGTGTGACAACAGCAGAGACCATTCTTATCACTTCTCAATCTCGTGAGGAACTCTTGAAGGACCGTGCGCTCGATCCCACAAGGCCGTTCTTCGTAACAATTAGTGATCAATCGGCCGCTTCTATCGCAGCCTTTCTTAAAACAGATGTACAGAAGGCTTTTCATATAGTAAGCGGGTTTTTTCGTGCTGTTTTGAACGCTCGCTATGTTTCAGATCTTCACTGGGCATTGCGCATCTCTGTTGAGAAGACGGCGGAGGAGTACTGTCGCCGAGTGAGATGTGAACGCGAGAGGCTTCCCTTAATAGTTTCGGCTTGCCCCGGTTGGGTATGCTATTGTGAGAAGCAAGGGGCAGCGATCTTGCCCTTATTATGTCCAGTGATGTCACCGCAGGGTATTGCAGGATGCTACTCCAAGACACTTATCCCACAGATGTGTCACGTGTCTGTACAACCCTGCTTTGACCGTAAGCTTGAGGCAGCAAGAGATGGATCTTCTGTCAGTGGTGAGCGGTACACTGACTTTGTTTTGAGCACGCAGGAGTTACTGGATTGGATGCTTGAAGTGGACCCCTCACTTCCGTGGCAGGCGCCGCTGGATTCCGATTTGGAGCCCTTGCCGATACTTCCCCCAGAGGAACCGAAGCGTTCATTCGCTGCGACTATGGAAGGGAGTGGTGGTTACCACCGTTACGCCATGCACCGCGCCGCGCGTGAGCTACACGGCTTAGAGTTGGCTCCACGTGATATTCACTACGAGATGAAGAGGAATGCCAATCATCACTTGACTACGAGCCCTAGCAACCCCGGTGAGGTGTTCTGCGTGGCGTATGGGTTCCAGCAAATTCAAAACACTGTTCGTGGCATTAAACGCAAGTTAGCTTCTGTTGCATCGTACACGTTCATTGAGCTCATGGCATGCCCGGAGGGCTGCTTGAACGGTGGAGGGCAGGCGCGGAACGGGACGACCCAGTCTCATGTAGAAACCACTGCTGCAGCAAAAAGTGCATTTATTAGTTATATATCTGGAAGCCAACCTACAATGGAAGTTCGTGGTGGGATGGACGGCACGTCGGTGGCCAGCAACCGCGATGTGGGGGATGGACCGCCACCTTTTTCGCTAGCGGCTTTCGCGGAGGTTGAGAAGCAGGTTGGTTCATCTCTTTGGAGCTGCACCTTCACAGACCGTCAACGTGAATTTGAGGCTACACTCAATACTGGTGGGGTGCATAGTTTGAAATGGTGA
- a CDS encoding protein tyrosine phosphatase, putative, producing MQRLLNQPALTINATLWCYFFFCLSSGRMVVKLKLSLYSCSTTFLTLVHPLLMLSKVYLLAYNGVLLAGWSTILMKIVQHLSTGGRFADVYSLIAPLLVVSQSAAVLEVLHALFGLVRSPVGTTLLQVLSRLLVLYGALEIGPTAARMSPFATQMIVAWSLAEVIRYTFYASNLAGVKLRPVTWLRYSAFTVLYPMGITGEIACFISALPYIREEKPWTVELPNRLNFSFSWYYTVLLLLAVVYPAGSYVMYTYMLQQRRKALKATDDASQTDVSNKKKAS from the coding sequence ATGCAGCGATTGCTCAACCAACCCGCGTTGACAATCAATGCCACGCTATggtgctatttttttttttgtctctcaTCGGGGCGTATGGTAGTTAAGTTGAAATTATCATTATACAGCTGTAGCACCACATTTCTCACACTTGTACATCCGCTGCTAATGCTCTCCAAAGTATATTTACTTGCCTATAATGGTGTGCTGCTGGCGGGATGGTCCACAATTCTCATGAAGATAGTGCAGCACCTCAGTACCGGTGGCCGTTTCGCTGATGTTTACTCACTCATTGCTCCGCTGCTCGTTGTGTCTCAAAGTGCAGCGGTGCTGGAGGTTTTGCACGCCTTGTTCGGCCTTGTCCGTAGCCCGGTTGGAACGACGCTTCTGCAGGTGCTTTCTCGGCTTTTGGTGTTGTACGGTGCCCTGGAGATTGGCCCCACTGCGGCGCGCATGAGCCCCTTTGCGACCCAAATGATTGTTGCGTGGTCACTGGCAGAGGTGATTCGCTACACGTTTTATGCATCAAACCTTGCGGGCGTGAAGCTAAGGCCCGTTACGTGGTTGCGATATTCCGCATTTACAGTGTTGTATCCAATGGGTATAACGGGCGAAATTGCTTGCTTCATAAGTGCTCTGCCGTACATCAGGGAGGAAAAGCCCTGGACGGTGGAGCTTCCCAACCGCCTTAATTTTTCCTTCTCATGGTACTACACTGTTTTGCTCCTACTTGCCGTTGTCTATCCGGCGGGGAGCTATGTAATGTACACTTACATGCTTCAGCAGCGCAGGAAGGCACTGAAAGCAACAGATGACGCATCACAAACTGATGTTTCCAACAAGAAGAAGGCAAGCTGA
- a CDS encoding T. brucei spp.-specific protein: MVTPLVKRDGVLVPINSICWLAKNVFNVRVPLYRRVISCELSAVDVPRGTAPVLECAIDKAVSMIRDASHKYLRQDYYAEFPLLGYGDIIFSTNGQATEWASLQETLLFLGVGRIIRPICFRLEDLIDAEKRGALGEPVKVGAASAIPCAWAGDMSRHESSGLFRKVVAGRVVDVLRGDVYVVHWADKSADDNGGATSHESINADTSNGAANGEAECGASPLPELVVLDAVQCYSTSTDGGYAALRWAQKNLLFSQVEVCVHSLSPSEMEVANSTQLFSHDQLRCVRSTVRVTSFAREGDATEDVGCSLVRQGHGLVRQVVEAAVPRSSNFHDILRAASERCRTIFSRPVAPSGGARDWLLGGSPGPGGIEHTLESFLGQAWFEGPTLAALWKATMFAGNIFQSCESRPLRTHVERPMRTIWSITAPVRQNVTFEGTLKSLSLVQECIGVSSGSKASTHAGGLESVGMSGQDRSFFLRVEVDAIFTDETILQVVGREEERTLGTIVVAPPEEVVQGRKAQIRIKYDNSPSVALSGEAPALSVVQRKYWPGKYTPEKPTTAETSKMTRLVDRVFQTEVTVDLRLEDRENEMVFALDIFVEFQGQEKKLERRAVYLLSDTQEMVDNEEVSSSSDDGDEGDDSIPGGKNVTGTEGVVVSEGQSVVEEHAVDLEADSDRPEKDALSSEKIYHSKIDFYFKVDNSKRQTGDFTEELRKWSEGLAYRDVFCIPVGVATVNGDQGYVGDILVLMGNEMQGVDDRRGTRKSVLFELGAKWWVPAELSSEAPGHTWSMISSLVLKFFAKGLAEITAREQQQRSILVAEWWRRLTNVYNEMVAKKVTAQGMMDSRLPVGAGICGLRSAPRAGGTASSGPDGNHQEDIDEVFRVSAGKRDFWYLAEWEGVGSTGDTRVGSSEPRISPFPQLLDTFLPPRLPLFVVSIFPRQLFAAFHKHHRSLVNSKNSLTAKQASNLHVDSAFVRLPRPFLPNFFASNLERLPVSLRNTAGAFVESLMDGKVPRQRGTAEWSYCAHEGVLSSVLSLLFMLRPCEPTNGGAVNFDVYNLMGNDHKNLNSVNVPNIDCSAVLYRVYPRNCGQALDGQEPKDPVLFLGSFCSSTSEVFGSQESILPTDASAIKFVARALGVESLVSSSRGSLSFNGCLVSGDSSTDDGGVFSILEGGGKACYPMASLGVGNQPLTSGVPRLYLPLPWLAVLGPPLVTRDEFDASLQDRKPREETKRLYIAVSYVPMCFSPNKPYNPISYGRCKRSRIYQRVCERSRRGLGVKDYFSLLLRRRSPASSEKGASGRFADGTLRVYGTVNEPQFLYYQSRKQLRFHLGVQWPSILENFTNEKDATQAESEAEEKLLQEVAEAAKHVIDKVAERTSILQRFGGGANSRCTPPTRVYLRFRLNFQSNERSARKLRVMVYPVSEGNGRSMCGAEMGRGPEPPEGAAASQEELNPYRMFHMGDNVLSRSPYCVLVVSYCKESAKYQYEWDAGYESTS, encoded by the coding sequence AACGTTAGAGTTCCGCTGTACCGCCGAGTCATCAGCTGTGAGTTGTCGGCTGTGGATGTGCCACGTGGCACGGCGCCAGTGCTCGAGTGCGCTATTGATAAGGCTGTTTCGATGATACGTGATGCCTCGCATAAATATCTGCGTCAAGACTACTACGCAGAGTTCCCACTTCTCGGTTATGGGGACATCATTTTCTCCACCAATGGGCAGGCAACGGAATGGGCATCGCTGCAAGAGACGTTGTTGTTTCTCGGGGTTGGTCGTATTATACGGCCCATTTGCTTTCGGCTTGAGGATCTTATCGATGCTGAGAAGCGAGGGGCGCTGGGAGAACCCGTGAAGGTCGGTGCGGCTTCCGCGATTCCCTGCGCATGGGCGGGAGATATGTCTCGGCATGAGAGCAGCGGGTTGTTCCGTAAGGTGGTTGCTGGGAGGGTTGTCGATGTGTTGCGCGGAGATGTGTATGTAGTGCACTGGGCCGATAAATCGGCTGATGACAACGGGGGTGCAACCAGCCACGAGAGCATCAATGCGGACACAAGTAATGGGGCAGCCAATGGCGAAGCCGAATGTGGTGCCTCACCGCTACCGGAGCTTGTCGTTCTTGATGCTGTGCAGTGTTACTCCACCTCAACGGATGGGGGCTATGCGGCGCTGCGGTGGGCTCAAAAGaacctcctcttttcccaGGTTGAGGTTTGTGttcactctctctctccctcagAAATGGAGGTCGCTAATAGCACCCAGCTCTTTTCACACGACCAACTGCGGTGCGTGCGGTCAACTGTTCGTGTTACGTCGTTTGCCCGGGAAGGAGATGCCACTGAAGACGTTGGGTGCTCGTTGGTGCGTCAGGGTCACGGACTTGTGCGCCAGGTCGTGGAGGCGGCTGTGCCGCGGTCAAGTAACTTCCATGATATTTTACGTGCTGCCAGTGAGCGTTGTCGTACCATTTTCTCTCGACCAGTCGCCCCAAGTGGGGGCGCCAGGGATTGGCTACTTGGTGGCTCACCAGGTCCTGGCGGCATTGAACATACCCTCGAAAGTTTCTTGGGTCAGGCGTGGTTTGAGGGCCCGACCTTGGCTGCGCTGTGGAAAGCCACAATGTTCGCTGGTAACATATTCCAGAGTTGCGAAAGTCGTCCGTTGCGCACTCACGTGGAGCGTCCCATGCGTACGATCTGGAGTATTACGGCACCGGTGCGGCAGAATGTAACTTTCGAGGGAACTCTCAAGAGTTTGTCACTAGTTCAAGAATGTATAGGAGTCTCTTCTGGGTCCAAGGCTAGCACGCATGCTGGTGGGTTGGAATCAGTTGGGATGAGTGGACAGGACcgttctttcttccttcgtgTTGAGGTTGACGCCATATTTACTGATGAAACTATTCTGCAAGTGGTTGgcagggaagaggaaaggactCTCGGCACCATCGTGGTCGCTCCTCCGGAGGAGGTTGTTCAGGGCCGCAAAGCCCAAATTAGGATTAAATACGACAACTCACCAAGTGTTGCTCTGTCCGGTGAGGCGCCGGCTCTTAGTGTCGTCCAAAGGAAGTATTGGCCGGGTAAATACACTCCTGAAAAGCCAACCACTGCCGAGACCTCCAAAATGACGCGGTTAGTAGATCGTGTTTTTCAAACGGAGGTGACAGTGGATTTGCGGTTGGAGGACCGCGAGAATGAGATGGTTTTCGCCCTCGACATATTTGTAGAGTTTCAAGGCCAGGAGAAAAAGTTGGAGCGGCGGGCGGTTTACCTCTTGTCGGACACGCAGGAGATGGTTGATAACGAGGAGGTGTCGTCGTCATCTGATGATGGCGATGAAGGGGACGATTCGATACCTGGTGGCAAAAATGTGACAGGTACCGAGGGGGTAGTGGTAAGCGAGGGACAGAGTGTGGTCGAAGAGCATGCAGTTGATCTGGAAGCCGATTCAGATCGGCCCGAGAAGGATGCACTGTCATCCGAGAAGATTTATCATTCCAAAATCGACTTCTACTTCAAAGTGGACAACTCCAAGCGGCAAACGGGGGATTTTACAGAAGAACTGCGGAAGTGGAGTGAGGGACTTGCTTATCGTGATGTGTTTTGTATTCCAGTGGGAGTTGCTACTGTCAACGGAGACCAGGGGTATGTGGGTGATATATTGGTACTTATGGGTAATGAGATGCAGGGTGTCGATGATCGCCGCGGAACGCGAAAGAGTGTTTTATTTGAACTGGGAGCGAAGTGGTGGGTGCCGGCGGAGCTCTCGTCTGAGGCTCCGGGACACACATGGTCAATGATATCGTCGCTGGTGCTGAAATTCTTCGCCAAAGGGCTCGCTGAAATTACGGCACGggaacagcaacaaaggagCATCCTGGTTGCAGAGTGGTGGAGGCGGTTGACTAATGTTTACAACGAAATGGTTGCTAAGAAAGTGACCGCCCAGGGAATGATGGATAGTCGTCTCCCCGTCGGTGCGGGTATATGTGGGTTGCGCTCTGCGCCAAGGGCCGGTGGAACTGCGAGCAGTGGGCCAGATGGTAACCATCAGGAGGACATCGACGAGGTCTTTCGTGTGTCCGCGGGTAAGCGCGATTTCTGGTACCTTGCAGAATGGGAGGGTGTTGGGAGCACCGGTGACACACGGGTCGGAAGTAGCGAGCCTCGCATCTCGCCTTTCCCTCAACTTTTGGATACTTTTCTGCCACCACGACTCCCCCTTTTTGTAGTTTCCATCTTTCCTCGGCAGCTTTTTGCCGCCTTTCACAAGCACCACCGAAGTTTGGTGAATTCTAAAAACTCGCTAACTGCAAAGCAGGCCAGCAATCTTCACGTCGACTCGGCGTTCGTGCGGTTGCCTCGACCCTTCCTTCCTAACTTCTTTGCTTCAAACCTTGAGCGGCTGCCCGTGTCGCTGCGCAACACCGCCGGGGCCTTTGTCGAATCGTTGATGGATGGAAAGGTCCCAAGGCAAAGAGGCACAGCTGAATGGAGTTATTGCGCCCATGAAGGTGTGTTGTCGTCGGTCTTATCGTTGCTCTTCATGCTCAGACCCTGCGAACCCACAAACGGTGGCGCCGTCAATTTTGACGTGTACAACTTGATGGGGAATGATCACAAAAATCTCAACAGCGTTAACGTACCCAATATCGACTGCTCGGCGGTTCTATACAGAGTGTATCCCAGGAACTGCGGCCAGGCTCTCGACGGTCAGGAGCCGAAGGACCCTGTACTGTTTCTCGGCTCGTTCTGTTCTTCTACTAGCGAGGTCTTCGGAAGCCAAGAGAGCATTTTGCCTACTGACGCATCTGCTATTAAATTTGTCGCGCGCGCGCTGGGGGTTGAGTCACTCGTCTCTTCCAGTCGAGGTTCACTTTCATTTAATGGTTGCCTTGTTAGTGGTGACAGCAGCACCGACGATGGCGGTGTCTTTTCCATCTTGGAGGGCGGCGGCAAGGCGTGCTATCCGATGGCGTCTCTTGGCGTCGGTAATCAACCTCTTACGAGCGGCGTGCCCCGTCTGTACCTACCGCTTCCCTGGCTTGCAGTGCTCGGGCCTCCTCTCGTTACCCGTGACGAGTTTGACGCCAGTCTTCAGGATCGTAAACCccgtgaagaaacaaagagacTCTACATCGCTGTCTCATATGTGCCAATGTGCTTCTCTCCTAACAAGCCATATAATCCAATTTCGTATGGTCGGTGCAAACGAAGCAGAATTTACCAACGGGTGTGTGAGCGGTCCAGAAGGGGGTTGGGAGTAAAGGACTACTtttcgctgcttctgcgTCGACGTTCGCCTGCGTCCTCAGAGAAGGGTGCGTCCGGCAGGTTTGCGGATGGTACGTTACGTGTGTATGGAACAGTCAATGAACCGCAGTTCCTTTATTATCAGAGCCGGAAGCAGCTTCGCTTTCACCTCGGCGTGCAGTGGCCATCCATTCTGGAAAACTTTACCAACGAAAAGGACGCAACCCAGGCAGAATCGGAAGCTGAAGAAAAACTATTGCAGGAGGTGGCTGAGGCTGCCAAGCATGTCATCGATAAAGTGGCTGAGAGAACATCCATCTTGCAACGCTTTGGCGGGGGCGCTAACAGCCGTTGTACGCCACCAACACGTGTCTACCTTCGCTTTCGTCTCAATTTTCAAAGCAATGAACGTTCAGCACGAAAGCTACGTGTGATGGTTTACCCTGTGAGTGAGGGTAACGGAAGGAGTATGTGCGGCGCGGAAATGGGACGGGGTCCGGAGCCACCAGAGGGCGCGGCTGCGTCTCAAGAGGAGCTAAATCCCTATCGCATGTTCCACATGGGCGATAATGTGTTAAGTCGCAGCCCCTATTGTGTCCTTGTGGTCTCATACTGTAAGGAAAGCGCGAAATACCAGTATGAATGGGATGCTGGTTACGAGAGTACTTCATAA
- a CDS encoding histone H2B, putative, which produces MATPKSTPAKTRKEAKKTRRQRKRTWNVYVSRSLRSINSQMSMTSRTMKIVNSFVNDLFERIAAEAATIVRVNRKRTLGARELQTAVRLVLPADLAKHAMAEGTKAVSHASS; this is translated from the coding sequence ATGGCCACTCCTAAGAGCACACCGGCCAAGACGCgcaaggaggcgaagaagacgCGGCGCCAGCGCAAGCGCACATGGAACGTCTACGTCAGCCGCTCACTCCGCTCGATCAACAGCCAGATGTCGATGACCAGCCGGACGATGAAGATCGTGAACTCATTTGTGAACGACCTGTTTGAGCGCATTGCTGCAGAGGCTGCTACGATCGTGCGTGTGAACCGGAAGCGGACCCTGGGCGCTCGCGAGTTGCAGACGGCTGTGCGCCTTGTGCTGCCTGCTGACCTCGCGAAGCACGCGATGGCAGAGGGGACGAAGGCTGTGTCACACGCTTCCAGCTAA
- a CDS encoding dual specificity protein phosphatase, putative, translating into MLKFRERLSKNCLPAFNLELVYQCAERALEEELNETCSAAKCVPMSGISERIFVGTWRDAADEKLLRQMCITHTLNVARELVDTEEMHRVESVPFVTSKSIPLSDSLDEDIVHHFEDAFEFIRGATRNGRILVYCRRGMSRSAAIVVAYLMESEGMSFCDAHNDVKDKRPCISLNLAFLQRLQEYEEHLEKVRAAARTN; encoded by the coding sequence ATGCTGAAGTTTCGCGAGCGACTGTCGAAGAATTGTCTTCCTGCGTTTAACCTGGAGCTTGTGTATCAATGCGCGGAACGCGCGCTTGAGGAAGAGCTCAACGAGACTTGTAGCGCTGCCAAATGCGTGCCTATGAGTGGTATCAGTGAAAGGATTTTTGTTGGTACATGGCGCGATGCCGCAGATGAAAAGTTACTGCGTCAGATGTGTATTACACACACGCTGAACGTCGCACGCGAGTTGGTAGACACAGAGGAGATGCATCGTGTCGAGTCTGTACCATTTGTTACGAGCAAGTCCATCCCACTGAGTGATTCTCTCGATGAAGATATTGTACATCACTTTGAGGACGCCTTCGAATTTATTCGGGGCGCAACTCGCAATGGCCGTATTTTAGTTTACTGCCGCCGCGGCATGTCCAGAAGTGCCGCTATCGTAGTGGCGTACTTAATGGAGTCGGAGGGGATGTCGTTTTGTGATGCGCACAATGATGTGAAGGATAAGCGGCCATGCATTTCCCTTAACCTGGCTTTCTTGCAGCGGCTACAGGAATATGAGGAACACTTGGAAAAGGTTAGGGCGGCAGCTCGCACCAACTGA
- a CDS encoding ARP2/3 complex 16kDa subunit, putative translates to MKELKELLDQLQQTTYSQLTSAAVKEVSSQLHTKGTSSSEIKHVLQGINERQQDTLMKVLYFCLDRDAKNSKTYLLWHAELHNITGTGSILRVMAEKNKNYDAQNKSNEKK, encoded by the coding sequence atgaaagaATTAAAAGAACTTCTGGATCAGCTACAGCAAACCACGTATTCTCAACTAACATCAGCGGCTGTAAAAGAAGTATCAAGTCAACTCCACACCAAAGGGACCAGTAGTAGTGAAATAAAACACGTACTACAAGGAATCAACGAAAGGCAGCAAGACACACTCATGAAAGTTCTTTACTTCTGCCTCGATCGCGACgcaaaaaacagcaaaacatACCTGCTGTGGCATGCAGAACTCCATAACATAACAGGAACAGGATCCATTTTACGTGTAAtggcagaaaaaaacaagaattaCGATGcgcaaaacaaatcaaacgaaaaaaaataa
- a CDS encoding trans-splicing factor, putative: protein MSYIETGWDGFGERVDDLQSRRDEGLDIYLEETIGVGESIASDDDARRHNSVKEVTALLRSGHMSSMLQKLSDYSEQENVKNTITPDDPEYQFVIDSSNLVLRIEVEKSKAVVYARAHYSQRFPELAMFFTSGLLYARVVQLLQNNMDLSQVIDQLDELVPSQLTAVIIACASTTTGRELSPEELQRVLEACQEIETLEAAKQTFLEYIQRSMPLICPNLCAFLGTGITSQLFAIAGGVAPLAAMDPTELSRLGSTRANSSGIALKTTGFLSNSDFVVNHPPQLRPKALRLVSSTATVLARIDANRRAASHQEGVRQRELVRLKMLSWLDPPVLRGAGNNTYERRRRKRPRRNLR from the coding sequence ATGAGCTATATCGAAACCGGATGGGATGGTTTCGGTGAGCGAGTTGACGACCTCCAGAGCAGGAGAGATGAAGGTCTGGACATTTATTTGGAGGAGACAATTGGTGTAGGGGAGTCCATTGCGtcagatgatgatgcaagACGGCACAATAGCGTGAAGGAAGTAACTGCATTGCTGCGGTCTGGCCATATGAGCAGTATGCTGCAGAAACTTAGCGACTACAGTGAGCAGGAAAACGTGAAGAATACGATAACGCCGGATGACCCCGAATATCAGTTTGTGATTGACTCAAGCAACCTTGTACTGCGCATTGAGGTTGAAAAGAGTAAGGCGGTTGTTTACGCACGGGCTCACTACAGTCAGCGGTTTCCAGAGCTTGCCATGTTTTTTACTTCCGGTCTCCTCTATGCACGTGTGGTGCAGCTTCTGCAGAACAATATGGACCTTTCTCAGGTAATTGATCAGCTTGATGAGTTGGTGCCCTCGCAGCTTACCGCTGTTATCATCGCTTGCGCATCGACTACCACAGGACGTGAGCTGTCACCTGAGGAGCTGCAGCGTGTGCTCGAAGCGTGTCAGGAGATAGAAACACTCGAAGCGGCGAAGCAAACCTTTCTGGAATACATCCAGCGGTCGATGCCACTCATCTGTCCAAACCTTTGTGCCTTTCTTGGCACTGGGATCACCTCCCAGCTCTTCGCTATTGCAGGGGGCGTAGCACCGCTTGCAGCTATGGATCCAACAGAATTGTCTCGGCTCGGTAGCACGCGCGCCAACAGTAGCGGTATCGCGCTTAAAACCACTGGATTTTTAAGTAATTCTGATTTTGTTGTTAACCACCCGCCGCAGCTTCGGCCCAAGGCGTTGCGTCTTGTATCTAGCACCGCCACGGTGCTTGCACGCATCGATGCGAATAGACGGGCCGCCAGCCACCAAGAGGGTGTGAGACAGCGTGAACTGGTGCGATTGAAGATGTTGTCGTGGCTTGACCCCCCTGTGCTGCGGGGTGCGGGAAACAATACTTACGAGAGACGGAGAAGGAAGCGGCCGCGACGGAATTTAAGATAA